A stretch of DNA from Vanrija pseudolonga chromosome 6, complete sequence:
GTCCCAGCCGCCGCATCGAGTCGGGCGTCTCGACACGCTCCCACGTCTCAAACATCGACAGGTCGTCCTCaatggcgtcgacgacgcgcgaaACCTTGGTCTTGCCGTTGGGATAGCCGTTGGGCGTGGTCTCCtcggtgggtgtggtggcgTTGGGCGTGgcatcgccgtcgcgacTGCGACTCTCCGACAGCGCGCCAACCTCGAGCTCCAGGAGGCgcgactcgacgacgtcctcgacgctgACCATTTCCAGCAGGCAACTCGGGTCCACGATGACTACCTTGAAGCCTTGCGCCCTTAACCTGCTGATAGCCTCTCGAAGCATCCTCCTcgcgaccttgtcgaggtggTACACACTCCTAAAGTCGAGGACAAAGGTGTACTTGCTTGCGGAGGTCTCGTCGGAGCGATCGGTGAGGACGCGGAGGACGCGTTCGGCGGAGGTGAAGCGGATGGTGCCTTGAAGCGACAACACACCGGCCGTTGGCCGCTCAGCAATGTCGATGGCTTGCACCGCGTtggatggcggcgcgcgtaGCAGGTAGTAGCGACGAACAACCGAgtgggccggcgccggcgcgctcataATGTGCAGACCCATGTCGTCGCTGAGCCTCTTGCACATGCGCACACCGCGCAGCGATGAGCCATGCTTGTCAAGACGGGGAGAGAACGTCGCAATGCCGACCTGGCCTGGCAGCGCTCCGATGAGACCGCCTCCGACGCCAGACTTGGCTGGGAACCCAACCGTCGACATCCAgtcccccgcgccgtcgtacATCCCACACGACATCATGACGGACAACGTCTGGCGAACATTGTCCGGCCCAATCACCTGCTCCCCTGTGATCGGCTGCACGCCGCTGTTGGCCAGAGTCGCGGCCATCAACGCGAGGTCGCGGGTGGTGACCTTGATCGCGCACTGTCGGACGTAACCGCGAACAACGTCCAATggtctggcgtcagcgcaaccccacacccccacccacctgtCCTCAATCACACGGTAGTTGCGGAGCATGTTCGCAATCGCAAGGTTCCGGTACGCCGTCTCGATCTCCGACTCGTACacagcctcgtcgacgctgagGTCACGGCCGGCGAAAGCAGACATGCCGCTCAGGATGCGCTCGAAGCGCTCCTCGGGGCTGATGCCAGGAGGCCCAACCATGGTGTGCATGGTGATGGCCCCGGCGTTGATCATGGGGTTGAGTGGCCGCCTTGTGTCGTGTTCAAGCGACAGCTCGTTGAACGCCTCGCCGGAAGGCTCAACGCCCACGCGCGAGACCACGTAGTCGATCCCATGCTCCTCCAGTGCCAGCGCGTACACAAACGCCTTGGAGATGGACTGCATGGAAAACTCGACATCCGTGTCGCCGACTCCATACACCTCACCGTCCACGGTCGACAGAACCAGCGCGCATCGGTctgggtcggcgtcggcgagctcggggatgTACTGTGCCGTTTCGCCCGGGTTGTCTTGGGAGCAGTAGTTGAGAACCAGCTGGAGGTAGTCGGGGATTGGGGTCTTCATGCGTTGTGCTGGTCAATGCGGCGATGTGAAGAGAAAAAGTTGAGCGCGTCGTTGTGCAACTTGACGACGATGTGatggccctcggcgtcattTGTTTTGGTGCGAACGGTTGGACACCGAGAAATGGGAAATCCTGCCAGGTCCGACGACCTTAAGCGAGCCCCGCTGCGCTGCTACAGTGTGGGGGCCCagtctcggcgcgccgcacaTCGGTCATGTCGGCCGGGGCGGCGTGAGATGGGGGTATGGTGATGAGCAGCGCGGTTGTGGTGGAGTGGAGCTTGCCTTGAAGGCGAAGAGGAGGATCGCCAAGGTGGGCCtcatctcggcggcggtggtgcacGGTGCTGGACGATCTGATGATCACGGCCTGACCGGAATTAAGGACGTTCCGGAAAtcagcctcgtcgacgtcgtaaTGTAATTGGGTTTGCAAAAGTATTAGAGGTGCGAGCATTGTCCGATACAGTGGGGCTGTGATAAGCCGTGAGTCATGGCTCAGCTCTCGCCACCAGACGCCGCTTGATGACGCATGAAACCGGCTGACAGTCACATCCACCCACTCTCCCTTGTCAGCACACTTTACGCCTGCGATCAATGTCTGGACCACACAAGGGATGACCTCCAACACGCCGGGGGAGGAAGACCCGTCACCTGTGCCGGCCTCGTcacccgcgcccgcctcgtcaCCCGACTTCAACATCACGCTCGATGTGCACGCACAACTCCCGGGCTTACAatgggtcggcggcgagcgttGCGACACTAACTCTGGAGGCCCACCACCGAAAGCTCCAACCGGCCTCAACCCACTCGAGACCTGGCTATTAGCCCAAGGAGTCACGCCGCAACATGCCTTCCACGCCAAGCAAAAGACGCGACCCGTGCTGAGTCAGGCGAGAGACGACGATGCAGTACGCGCCCAACACTAGTcacccgctgacaccagCTTACGCCCATCCGCCTCCAACTCAACGCCGCCTCCATCGGCAACCTGGCCCTCGCCATCAACGCCAGCGCCATCCGGTTCCTCTCGATAACCTTTGACCCCCTCCCTTCGTCATCAGCCCTctccgcgctgctcgacaccCTCCATGTCCGCGGCCTTCACACTCTTCAAGTCTTCGGCAAGCTGTCCCCAGCCACCGTGCACGCCATCGCCGACTACATTGCCTCTTCGCGCAGTGCCGGGCTAAATGTCCTTCGCATCGACAGGGGCGACTGCACCGTGACCGACCTCGAGCCTCTAGCCGATGCCATCGAGCGCAACACCACCATCCAAAAGGTTTGGACCGTCAGCACCTACGATGCCGCAGGCTTCGTCGACCTATTCAGCCTCATGGAACGCCCAAATCCGACCCCGAGGCTGCGGCTAGCACTGTACAGGAACAGAAGCCTCGCTGTGCGAGTCAGAAGAACAGTCCTGGCGGCCCTCGGCCCGGCTCGAGTTCTCCTGCGCGTCGCGAGCCCTGGCGCAGCCTCGAGCCCCATCGCGCTCCTCCCACTCGAACTCGTCACCCTGGTCCTCCAACTAGCCTCCCCCGACGCCCACGCCCTCCTGCCTACCCAATGGCACACACTCTTCAACTACGCCGCGGACCCGTGCCGACAAAAGGCCACAGCGCTTGCCCTGCAATCCGCCGTTGCCGATGGACGCACACTCGACAACGTCATCGACGAATGGCTCCTATGCGGCGGCTTCTACTGGGCACATGGCTACAAGGAGGAGCTCCCGGCGAGTTGATAGAGGTAAATGCCACTTTGCGTTGATACGATGCATAGATGCAAATGCCACTTTACTACAGTTACACTGGTGCGCGTTGTCTAGTGACCTGGGGCTTGGGCACGCGCGTTTTGCGAGACAGGATCCTCAATCTCATGGATGGGTGTGCGAACGTCTTCACCAACTGTGCCCCACTTTTCGTTGGCATCGACGTCGGCTTCTGGGTTGGCAGcaatggcggcggcacgagACGCTGCAATCTCGAGACCGTGGTCGTCGGCTTCCCGGCCGTGTTTTGTCATGCGTCTGATCCTCGGCCCATATGCAATCAAGAGGCTGCGGCGTTAGGCACGCCGTCGGTCACGGTGACTCACAAAGGAACGGGTACAAATGCAAGAGAGATGAATGCGCAGACCGACGATGCCCAGTTGACcccgagcgcgtcgtacaTGTCGACCGTGAAGAGGGGCAGGACTGTGGGTCAGCAGCCACCCACACCAGCCCCACTCACCAACAGCCATGATGGACCGGGTCACGGTCGAAGCGCCCAGCACGCTAGCCGCGGTAGGGAGGTACGCGTCCACGAGATAGTTGGTACACGCCAGGAACACCAGAACCATGCCACCGCCGAATGGAACCGTGGCAAGGATTGAAATGATCCAAGGGATGCGAGTTGGTGAGCATGTCCAGGCGAAGATGAAGAGGCCAACACTGCGGGGTTAGCCATCGCGACTACTTTGCACTCACGGAATCAGGAGCGCTCCACTGATGGCAGAAGGAAGACGAGCCTCTGGCTGCAGGTACCCCTTCTGCTTCAACGACTTTGCGTACGCTGGGTTACCCCAAAACACCATGTACAGCAGTGCAACATTGCAGCCGATGGACGTTCCGAGGAAAGCGAGCGATGAAATCCCTGGCGACCAATGCCGCTCGCCCTGGAAGACAATGGGGAATGACGTGAACTGGAGCTGGATAGTCAGCATAAACCACGAACTGTTTAACCCACGTAGAGGATGGAAAAGATACAGGCGAGGCTGAGGTTGTaagcacgacgacgccaccgcGAACCCACTATAGCGACAGAACAAA
This window harbors:
- the glsA_2 gene encoding Glutaminase, which translates into the protein MKTPIPDYLQLVLNYCSQDNPGETAQYIPELADADPDRCALVLSTVDGEVYGVGDTDVEFSMQSISKAFVYALALEEHGIDYVVSRVGVEPSGEAFNELSLEHDTRRPLNPMINAGAITMHTMVGPPGISPEERFERILSGMSAFAGRDLSVDEAVYESEIETAYRNLAIANMLRNYRVIEDRPLDVVRGYVRQCAIKVTTRDLALMAATLANSGVQPITGEQVIGPDNVRQTLSVMMSCGMYDGAGDWMSTVGFPAKSGVGGGLIGALPGQVGIATFSPRLDKHGSSLRGVRMCKRLSDDMGLHIMSAPAPAHSVVRRYYLLRAPPSNAVQAIDIAERPTAGVLSLQGTIRFTSAERVLRVLTDRSDETSASKYTFVLDFRSVYHLDKVARRMLREAISRLRAQGFKVVIVDPSCLLEMVSVEDVVESRLLELEVGALSESRSRDGDATPNATTPTEETTPNGYPNGKTKVSRVVDAIEDDLSMFETWERVETPDSMRRLGPRPSFGQADAQSPQRSFKRWMNDEPY